The proteins below are encoded in one region of Peptoniphilus sp. GNH:
- a CDS encoding class I SAM-dependent methyltransferase gives MYKSFAKIYDKAMEGYDYPYVADFIKRHIKKGSEVLEMACGSGSLTKLLEKEYKLSSFDISEDMLEIAEEKVKGFKNFSKQDMRSFSYDKSFDAIICLCDSLNYILKEDQLIEVFEGVKNHLKDGGLFIFDVNTIYNFEENFSDEIFYEDGDDYFYVWDNFYDSEKSLNYYSLIIFRKKESGYEKSYEEHVERAYDIDILKELLLKNSFKKIEIRDSYTDLPYKKDTERAVFICQK, from the coding sequence ATGTACAAATCCTTTGCAAAAATCTACGACAAGGCCATGGAAGGCTATGACTATCCCTATGTAGCAGACTTTATTAAAAGGCATATAAAAAAAGGTTCAGAAGTTTTAGAAATGGCATGTGGCAGCGGCAGCCTCACTAAGCTTTTAGAGAAAGAGTATAAGCTTTCATCTTTTGACATTTCAGAAGATATGTTAGAAATCGCAGAGGAAAAAGTCAAAGGATTTAAGAATTTTTCCAAACAAGACATGAGATCTTTTTCTTATGACAAGTCTTTTGATGCTATAATCTGCCTTTGCGACTCTCTTAACTACATCTTAAAAGAAGACCAGCTTATAGAGGTCTTTGAAGGCGTGAAAAACCATCTAAAAGACGGGGGACTTTTTATATTTGATGTCAATACTATCTACAATTTTGAAGAGAATTTCTCTGATGAGATATTTTATGAAGATGGAGATGACTATTTTTATGTATGGGACAACTTCTATGACTCTGAAAAGTCACTAAACTATTACAGCCTTATTATTTTTAGAAAAAAAGAATCAGGATATGAGAAGTCTTATGAGGAGCATGTTGAGAGGGCTTATGATATAGATATCTTAAAAGAACTACTCTTAAAAAATTCATTCAAAAAAATAGAAATTAGAGATTCTTATACGGATTTACCCTACAAAAAAGATACAGAGAGGGCAGTTTTTATATGCCAAAAATAA
- a CDS encoding GspE/PulE family protein, with translation MKNNYKITGEISKRENVVPGLEKDGKLEIYCLLANLSLKDRLEYITSKRVRLIEVDKEVLDRMREEVYKKEKEEIGVKDLDLLDSILLRAKEKEASDIHIDPKEKGACIRMRIMGALINFQDLEEETYLRLVSRIKILSNLDITQKRLPQDGGFNKKIQDEKFDIRVAVIPTIHGEKLVLRLLNSENISYTMQGIGICEKDKEKIENLIKQPSGLILISGPTGSGKSSTSYTLLNLLNKSSRNIMTIEDPVEYKIGGINQIQVNEKLGLDFSKGLHSILRLDPDIIMVGEIRDEESAKVALRSSITGHLVISTLHAHDGIASIIRLLNMGQAAYMVAGGLIGIISQRLYRKLCPHCKREVQKYSKLLGRVAKLYEAGSCEFCQDGYYERAAVFEILTISDGLRQLIKDDISEEDLREQAKREGLIGLKEKFKNLVEEGITSEDEVFRNIFTLEDL, from the coding sequence ATGAAAAATAATTATAAAATAACCGGGGAAATTTCCAAAAGAGAGAATGTCGTACCTGGTCTTGAGAAAGACGGTAAATTAGAAATTTACTGTCTTTTAGCAAATTTGAGCCTAAAAGATAGGCTCGAGTACATAACATCAAAAAGAGTAAGGCTCATAGAAGTGGATAAAGAAGTCCTAGATAGAATGAGAGAGGAAGTTTACAAAAAGGAAAAAGAAGAAATAGGAGTAAAAGACTTAGATTTATTAGATTCAATTTTGCTTAGGGCCAAAGAAAAAGAAGCCTCTGACATCCACATAGATCCAAAAGAAAAAGGAGCCTGTATAAGAATGAGAATAATGGGCGCCCTTATAAATTTTCAAGACTTGGAAGAGGAGACTTATCTAAGGCTAGTATCCAGAATAAAAATACTATCCAACTTAGATATCACCCAAAAAAGATTGCCCCAAGACGGGGGATTTAATAAAAAAATTCAAGATGAAAAGTTTGATATAAGAGTTGCGGTAATTCCCACTATACATGGCGAAAAGCTAGTATTGAGACTCTTGAACTCTGAAAATATAAGCTATACTATGCAGGGAATCGGCATCTGTGAAAAAGACAAAGAGAAAATCGAAAATTTAATCAAACAACCATCTGGCTTGATTTTAATATCAGGACCGACAGGCTCAGGCAAGTCGTCTACTTCTTATACTCTCTTAAACTTATTAAACAAAAGCAGTAGAAACATAATGACAATAGAAGACCCAGTAGAATACAAGATAGGTGGAATAAATCAAATACAAGTCAATGAAAAATTGGGTTTAGATTTTTCCAAGGGTCTACATTCAATTTTGAGGCTAGATCCAGATATAATAATGGTTGGGGAAATAAGAGATGAGGAATCTGCCAAGGTAGCTCTTAGATCTTCAATTACAGGCCATCTTGTCATATCGACCTTGCACGCTCATGACGGGATAGCTTCAATAATAAGACTTTTGAATATGGGTCAGGCTGCCTATATGGTAGCAGGCGGACTTATAGGGATAATTTCTCAAAGACTTTATAGGAAGCTTTGTCCCCATTGCAAAAGAGAAGTTCAAAAGTATTCTAAACTTTTGGGAAGAGTGGCAAAACTTTATGAAGCGGGATCTTGCGAATTTTGTCAAGATGGCTATTATGAGAGAGCGGCAGTATTTGAAATCTTGACAATCTCTGATGGACTAAGACAACTCATAAAAGATGATATATCTGAAGAAGACCTAAGAGAACAGGCAAAAAGGGAAGGACTTATAGGATTAAAAGAAAAATTTAAAAACTTGGTTGAAGAAGGAATCACAAGCGAAGATGAAGTCTTTAGAAATATCTTCACTCTGGAGGACTTATGA
- a CDS encoding DUF3793 family protein, which translates to MEDYLIACCAPTLAGKKVGNIFSMKKDGLNYPDLDYWNEKLNPYNIKVRLLKDGISMYLVYVYREMLLDELLKREDIKSFLHNYGYRCTKTEEMIENLTSRLEDYKEFPHEIGVFLGYPLSDVLGFIKNKGKCYKTCGLWKVYGDKVESERMFSEFNHCKYCFKKLYDKGYKALEIIEKYNGGYQ; encoded by the coding sequence ATGGAAGATTATCTAATTGCCTGTTGCGCACCGACTCTGGCAGGTAAAAAAGTTGGTAATATCTTCAGTATGAAAAAAGATGGATTAAATTATCCAGATTTAGATTATTGGAATGAGAAACTTAACCCCTATAATATAAAGGTTAGGCTTCTAAAAGATGGTATTTCGATGTATCTTGTTTATGTTTACCGAGAGATGCTTTTAGATGAATTGCTCAAGAGGGAAGATATAAAGAGTTTTTTACATAATTACGGATATAGGTGCACAAAAACTGAAGAAATGATTGAGAATCTGACTAGTCGTTTAGAGGACTACAAGGAGTTTCCTCATGAAATTGGTGTCTTTTTAGGCTATCCGCTTTCTGATGTGCTTGGCTTTATAAAAAATAAGGGAAAGTGCTATAAAACATGTGGATTGTGGAAAGTTTATGGAGATAAGGTCGAATCTGAGAGAATGTTCTCCGAGTTTAACCACTGCAAGTATTGTTTTAAGAAACTTTATGACAAGGGTTATAAGGCGTTGGAAATTATTGAAAAATATAATGGAGGTTATCAATGA
- a CDS encoding 5'-nucleotidase C-terminal domain-containing protein — translation MKNKKKFLSLVLAFVLVLSTFTGVFAKAEDASVSKLQKIDLLDKKNNSEEKLNAALKRSEGLTMVLKALGYSQELATKEKYVKLNPFEDLSDWFKGYAGLGVDLNLTKGKTEKTYDPNSDLSKQEFIAFILRSLGYNKDAAFNDADAIGKKIGLLSADDDVKANISKAQAAEYIFSALNKQLQDGTGRTLGQYLVEGKTISKEKAKEIGVVFGQKDDKNVHILYFNDFHGNIAEEITGKKRNMGMAKMVGYVNEFIENHPNTFVLSGGDNYQGTADSNLTMGKPVTAMMKGMNTLASAVGNHEFDWGADKIAKWASDGNFKYLASNIYETKTGKPVAWANPYMIVEKAGIKIGLIGLAHPETPTLTKAEFIKGYEFRDPVKSAQTWVDFLKAGKAKEGKPDIIIALTHIDSNQGKSGEITGNATKLANEVKGLDCVLSAHSHRTVSGKVNGVPILQAYCYGRAIGQVNIKLDGKKVESIDTQVFQGKEIKDRIIGDTAAEKFYTDLQKELAPIKGKILGLAKGEFTHDRGLKGSNTLLGRWSCEVMAEKTGAQIAIQNGGGLRRTLEAGNITMGDLYEIMPFDNYLVVMDLPGDALIKAIDHGINMPQTTDGAFSGLKVEYDSSKPYENSIVKITLSDGTPIDPNKTYKVVTNDFMFTGGDGYDFSKAKNVNETYIPIRDVLVESIKSKKTITPKTVDYILDVNAVEKAA, via the coding sequence ATGAAAAATAAGAAAAAATTTTTATCCTTAGTTTTGGCATTTGTATTAGTTTTATCAACTTTTACAGGGGTATTTGCCAAGGCTGAAGATGCTTCTGTGTCTAAGCTTCAAAAGATTGATCTTTTAGACAAGAAAAACAATTCTGAGGAAAAGTTGAACGCAGCTTTGAAAAGATCTGAAGGCCTTACAATGGTTCTAAAGGCTTTGGGATATTCTCAAGAGCTTGCAACTAAGGAAAAGTATGTAAAACTTAATCCATTCGAAGATCTTTCTGACTGGTTTAAGGGTTATGCTGGCCTTGGAGTTGATTTGAACTTGACTAAGGGCAAGACAGAAAAGACTTATGATCCTAATTCTGATTTGAGCAAGCAAGAATTTATAGCCTTTATTTTGAGATCTTTGGGCTACAATAAGGATGCTGCTTTTAATGATGCTGATGCTATCGGCAAGAAGATAGGTCTACTTTCTGCAGATGATGATGTGAAGGCTAACATCAGCAAGGCTCAAGCTGCTGAATACATATTTTCAGCTCTTAACAAGCAACTTCAAGATGGCACCGGAAGAACTCTAGGTCAATATTTGGTCGAAGGCAAGACTATTTCAAAAGAAAAAGCTAAAGAAATAGGAGTTGTATTCGGTCAAAAAGACGATAAAAATGTGCATATCTTGTATTTCAATGACTTCCATGGCAATATCGCCGAAGAAATCACTGGAAAGAAGAGAAATATGGGTATGGCTAAGATGGTTGGCTATGTAAATGAATTTATAGAAAATCATCCAAATACATTTGTATTATCAGGCGGAGACAATTACCAAGGCACTGCTGATTCTAACTTGACAATGGGTAAACCTGTTACTGCTATGATGAAGGGTATGAACACACTTGCATCTGCTGTCGGCAACCATGAGTTTGATTGGGGCGCTGATAAGATTGCTAAGTGGGCAAGTGACGGAAATTTCAAATACTTGGCATCTAACATATACGAAACTAAGACTGGCAAGCCAGTTGCTTGGGCTAATCCATATATGATAGTAGAAAAGGCTGGCATCAAAATCGGTTTGATTGGACTTGCTCATCCTGAAACACCTACTTTAACTAAGGCTGAATTTATAAAGGGATATGAATTTAGAGATCCTGTTAAATCTGCTCAAACTTGGGTGGACTTTTTGAAGGCTGGCAAGGCTAAAGAAGGCAAGCCAGATATTATAATTGCTCTTACTCACATTGACTCTAATCAAGGTAAGTCTGGAGAAATCACAGGAAACGCAACTAAACTTGCAAACGAAGTGAAGGGCTTGGATTGCGTATTGTCTGCTCACTCTCACAGAACTGTAAGCGGAAAGGTAAATGGAGTACCTATACTTCAAGCTTATTGCTATGGTAGAGCTATCGGACAAGTTAACATAAAGCTAGATGGCAAGAAGGTAGAATCAATTGATACTCAAGTCTTCCAAGGTAAAGAAATAAAAGACAGAATAATAGGCGATACTGCAGCTGAAAAATTCTATACTGACCTTCAAAAAGAACTAGCACCTATAAAGGGCAAGATTCTTGGTCTAGCTAAGGGAGAATTTACTCATGATCGTGGACTAAAGGGAAGCAACACTCTTCTTGGAAGATGGTCATGTGAAGTTATGGCAGAAAAGACTGGCGCTCAAATTGCTATTCAAAATGGCGGTGGCTTAAGACGTACTCTTGAAGCTGGAAATATTACTATGGGCGATCTTTATGAAATCATGCCTTTTGACAATTACCTTGTTGTGATGGATCTACCAGGAGATGCCTTGATAAAGGCAATAGACCATGGTATCAATATGCCACAAACAACTGATGGAGCTTTTAGCGGTCTAAAGGTTGAATATGATTCATCTAAGCCTTATGAAAATAGCATAGTAAAAATTACTCTTTCAGATGGAACACCTATAGATCCTAATAAGACCTATAAGGTTGTTACAAATGACTTTATGTTCACTGGTGGAGATGGATATGACTTCTCCAAGGCTAAGAATGTAAATGAAACTTATATTCCTATAAGAGATGTGCTTGTTGAAAGCATCAAATCTAAGAAGACAATAACACCAAAGACAGTAGATTATATACTTGATGTAAATGCAGTAGAAAAAGCTGCCTAA
- a CDS encoding Sir2 family NAD-dependent protein deacetylase: MDKINKAAELILKSKKLMALTGAGISTESGIPDFRSEKGYYSSMDPMRALSREILIYEPTRFYSEGYKILEDLQGKKPNDGHFALAELERMGVLTGIVTQNIDNLHHFAGSKKVYEVHGESRSVSCMSCGKTYGFHVLEEKVKNHEIPPRCRACGGTLRPNVVMFGDAMPNDFYEAMEEINETDTLLVVGSSLQVAPVNMIPRYVDNLIIINRDPTPEDKNAAFVFHDEAGKVLRALVEKIKELKA, translated from the coding sequence TTGGATAAGATAAATAAAGCTGCAGAATTAATTTTAAAAAGCAAAAAGCTGATGGCACTTACTGGAGCAGGCATTTCAACTGAATCGGGCATTCCGGATTTCAGATCGGAAAAGGGATATTATTCTTCAATGGATCCTATGAGGGCTCTTTCCAGAGAAATTTTAATATATGAGCCGACGAGGTTTTATTCAGAAGGATATAAAATTTTAGAAGACTTACAAGGCAAAAAACCAAACGATGGGCACTTTGCCCTAGCTGAGTTAGAAAGAATGGGAGTTTTGACTGGTATCGTCACTCAAAACATAGACAATCTACACCACTTTGCTGGCTCAAAAAAAGTATATGAAGTCCATGGCGAGTCCAGGAGCGTATCATGTATGTCATGCGGTAAGACCTATGGATTTCACGTATTAGAAGAAAAGGTAAAAAACCATGAAATCCCGCCAAGATGTAGGGCCTGTGGAGGAACTTTAAGACCAAATGTAGTGATGTTTGGAGATGCCATGCCGAATGATTTTTATGAAGCTATGGAAGAAATCAACGAAACAGACACTCTTCTAGTTGTGGGCTCTTCTCTTCAAGTCGCCCCAGTAAATATGATTCCAAGGTATGTGGATAATCTCATAATCATAAATAGAGATCCTACCCCCGAGGACAAAAATGCAGCCTTTGTATTCCATGATGAAGCTGGCAAGGTCCTAAGAGCTTTGGTTGAAAAAATAAAGGAGCTAAAAGCCTGA
- a CDS encoding flavodoxin, giving the protein MKKVAVVYWSGTGNTEAMANAVVEGAKDAGADVSLIQSDDFSAADLDSYDSVGFGCPAMGDEELEEYSFEPMFAGLESKLSGKSIAIFGSYEWNEGQWMIDWEERVKKDGANLVCAPLPVYGTPDDEGTAKCKELGKALAQ; this is encoded by the coding sequence ATGAAGAAAGTTGCTGTTGTTTACTGGTCAGGTACTGGTAACACTGAGGCTATGGCAAATGCTGTAGTAGAAGGTGCTAAGGATGCTGGCGCAGATGTAAGTTTAATTCAATCAGATGATTTTAGTGCTGCTGATTTAGATAGTTATGATAGTGTTGGATTCGGATGCCCAGCTATGGGAGACGAAGAACTAGAAGAATATAGCTTTGAACCTATGTTCGCAGGACTTGAATCTAAGCTTTCAGGAAAGAGTATAGCTATTTTCGGTTCATACGAATGGAATGAAGGTCAATGGATGATTGACTGGGAAGAAAGAGTTAAGAAAGATGGAGCAAATTTAGTTTGCGCACCTCTTCCAGTATATGGAACTCCTGATGACGAAGGCACTGCAAAGTGTAAAGAATTAGGAAAGGCTTTAGCTCAATAG
- a CDS encoding YibE/F family protein, with amino-acid sequence MKRLILFMSLIFLLGSINSPLAEQDLSSDAEMRDYYEKSMNDSSYEVAKAKVLKIVYDDTKEKRDTPLEADIRYQHMEIEILNGNHKKEKLTVRHTIERIMPGSYIFKAGDKILLRYTQIDGKIDTVKIQEKVRDNQVYLIVGLFVVLILAIGGISGFKTLISLGITIAIIIFAYIPMIIRGYNPIMASLLVAILAIIVTLLIISGRNKKTFVAILGTCLGVVAAGILAFAFGNFAKLTGLASDNAISLAYIPHFRGLDYKGLLFGTILIGAIGAIMDVAISIASSLWELKEVHPDIKRKDMISSGMNIGRDMMGSMSNTLILAYVGTTLHLIILFIVYKIYFVEIINLDSIATEIIRAMAGSIGLIITIPLTVLVSSLVYLKKN; translated from the coding sequence ATGAAAAGATTAATTTTATTTATGAGTTTGATTTTCTTGCTAGGCTCAATAAACAGTCCTTTAGCTGAGCAAGACCTATCATCTGATGCTGAAATGAGAGATTATTACGAAAAAAGTATGAATGATAGCTCTTATGAAGTGGCAAAGGCTAAAGTCTTGAAAATAGTCTATGATGATACCAAAGAAAAAAGGGACACGCCCTTGGAAGCGGATATAAGGTATCAGCACATGGAAATTGAGATTTTAAATGGAAATCACAAGAAAGAAAAGCTAACTGTAAGACACACCATCGAAAGAATAATGCCAGGCTCTTATATCTTCAAGGCAGGCGACAAAATTTTACTTAGGTACACCCAGATAGATGGCAAAATAGATACGGTCAAAATCCAAGAAAAGGTAAGAGATAATCAGGTCTATTTAATAGTGGGTCTTTTTGTAGTCTTAATACTTGCTATAGGTGGCATAAGTGGCTTTAAAACTCTCATAAGCCTAGGAATTACAATAGCAATAATAATATTTGCCTATATCCCCATGATAATAAGAGGATATAACCCCATCATGGCATCCCTTTTGGTAGCCATACTAGCCATAATTGTGACCCTATTAATAATAAGTGGAAGAAATAAAAAGACTTTTGTTGCGATTTTGGGAACGTGCTTGGGAGTCGTGGCAGCCGGTATATTGGCATTTGCATTTGGAAATTTTGCCAAACTCACAGGCCTTGCAAGCGACAATGCAATAAGCCTTGCCTATATACCCCACTTTAGAGGACTTGATTACAAGGGCCTACTTTTTGGCACTATTTTAATAGGGGCAATAGGCGCTATAATGGATGTTGCCATATCAATAGCATCTTCTCTTTGGGAATTAAAAGAAGTCCACCCAGATATAAAGAGAAAAGATATGATTTCATCTGGAATGAATATAGGAAGAGATATGATGGGGTCGATGTCAAACACCCTAATTCTCGCTTATGTCGGCACCACCTTGCATCTGATAATTCTTTTTATAGTCTATAAAATATACTTTGTAGAAATTATAAACTTGGATTCCATAGCAACAGAAATAATAAGAGCCATGGCAGGTAGCATAGGACTTATAATCACGATTCCCCTGACAGTCCTCGTTTCAAGTCTTGTATATTTAAAAAAGAATTAA
- the hslO gene encoding Hsp33 family molecular chaperone HslO — protein sequence MDYLIRGTDKENKIKFVFAITTQTVEKARQIHNTSMTASAVLGRTLTAGALLATNLKNQKDNLTIIINGDGPAGRIIAIAGGDGSLKAYMDHPEIDLPIREDGKIDVRAAVGKGNISVNMDLGLKEPYCTNVPIVDGEIGQDFANYIYTSDQVPSVVGLGVLVDRDLSIKAAGGFMIQLLPGYCDEDIDSLEKSLKDIKSVTDMISKGMSPEDMAAHVLDGYDLKILRKDDLDFECDCSRQRVEKALISLGKKELQAMKDEDHQAEVNCHFCKEKYIFTEEDLEKLIKSLD from the coding sequence TTGGACTACTTAATAAGAGGAACAGACAAGGAAAATAAAATAAAATTTGTGTTTGCGATAACTACTCAAACAGTCGAAAAAGCAAGACAAATTCACAACACATCCATGACAGCTAGCGCAGTTTTAGGAAGGACCCTAACAGCGGGAGCCTTGCTTGCAACAAATTTAAAAAACCAAAAAGACAATTTGACCATAATAATAAATGGCGATGGCCCAGCTGGTCGTATCATAGCAATTGCAGGAGGCGATGGCAGCCTTAAAGCTTATATGGATCATCCAGAGATAGACCTTCCCATAAGAGAAGATGGGAAAATAGATGTAAGAGCAGCAGTGGGAAAGGGCAATATATCAGTCAATATGGATTTGGGATTAAAAGAGCCCTATTGCACAAATGTCCCCATAGTGGATGGAGAAATAGGACAAGATTTCGCCAACTACATCTACACATCAGATCAAGTGCCATCAGTGGTAGGACTTGGAGTTTTGGTAGATAGGGATTTGAGTATAAAAGCTGCAGGCGGCTTTATGATTCAGCTTTTGCCGGGATATTGCGATGAGGATATAGATAGCTTAGAAAAAAGTCTAAAAGATATAAAATCTGTGACAGATATGATAAGCAAGGGCATGAGTCCAGAAGACATGGCAGCTCATGTGCTAGATGGTTACGATCTTAAAATTTTGAGAAAAGACGACCTAGACTTCGAATGTGACTGCTCCAGACAAAGAGTTGAAAAAGCTCTAATTTCTTTGGGTAAGAAAGAATTGCAAGCCATGAAAGATGAGGACCATCAAGCAGAAGTGAATTGTCATTTTTGTAAAGAAAAATATATTTTTACAGAAGAAGACTTGGAAAAACTCATTAAAAGTTTAGATTGA
- a CDS encoding uracil-xanthine permease family protein, whose product MQKVEVAIGKRELTSSTKKIILALQHMIAMFGATVLVPLITGFDVGTSLVCAGIGTLIFHLCTKGKVPVFLGSSFAFIPLIQYVNETYGSLRYAQGGIVVAGFIYVILSFLVKKVGSEKFEKYLPAQVVGPMIIVIGLNLVPNAINMASQNFYIAGVTLALALGLSNFAKGFAKQLSIIISVVVGYFLSYEFNLIDTQAIKTAQIIQMPKIQLPIFNLGAVLVMAPVVIAVFMEHIGDITTNSAVVGKNFLKDPGLNRTLLGDGLATMFAGLVGGPANTTYGENTGVLAITKNYDPSILRLAAVFAICLGCMGKVGGFLQTIPACVMGGISVMLFSMIAIIGVRTIKTASIQGKMHFNLKNIIIMAVIIVIGLGSHVGINISLPITKTVQIGGLSLAALTGLILNAILEKIVEKNL is encoded by the coding sequence ATGCAAAAAGTAGAAGTAGCTATTGGAAAAAGAGAACTCACAAGTTCAACGAAAAAAATTATTTTGGCCTTGCAACATATGATTGCAATGTTTGGGGCGACGGTCTTGGTACCATTGATTACAGGATTCGATGTGGGAACCTCCCTTGTTTGTGCAGGTATTGGAACTTTGATATTTCATTTATGCACCAAGGGTAAGGTTCCTGTTTTTTTAGGTTCATCCTTTGCATTTATACCTTTGATTCAATATGTTAATGAAACTTATGGCTCGTTGAGATATGCCCAAGGTGGTATAGTTGTGGCGGGCTTTATTTATGTAATATTGTCATTTTTGGTAAAGAAAGTAGGCTCTGAAAAATTTGAAAAGTATTTGCCGGCTCAAGTTGTAGGACCCATGATAATAGTCATAGGTTTAAATTTGGTCCCAAATGCGATAAATATGGCATCGCAAAATTTTTATATAGCAGGAGTAACCTTAGCCTTGGCCCTGGGTCTTTCGAATTTTGCAAAAGGTTTTGCAAAGCAGCTTTCAATTATAATTTCCGTTGTCGTGGGATATTTTCTTTCATATGAATTTAACTTGATAGATACTCAAGCTATAAAGACTGCACAAATCATACAGATGCCCAAGATACAACTGCCAATCTTTAATCTGGGGGCAGTGCTTGTTATGGCCCCTGTAGTCATAGCTGTATTCATGGAACACATTGGAGATATCACGACTAATTCAGCCGTTGTGGGCAAAAATTTCTTAAAAGACCCAGGACTTAATAGAACTCTTCTTGGAGATGGCCTTGCCACTATGTTCGCTGGTCTTGTGGGTGGACCTGCCAATACGACTTACGGAGAAAACACAGGTGTGCTTGCCATCACCAAAAATTATGATCCGAGCATATTAAGACTTGCCGCAGTATTTGCAATTTGTCTGGGATGTATGGGAAAAGTAGGAGGATTTCTACAAACAATACCAGCCTGTGTAATGGGAGGTATATCTGTCATGCTCTTTTCCATGATAGCCATAATCGGAGTAAGGACTATCAAAACGGCATCTATACAAGGTAAGATGCATTTTAATTTAAAAAATATAATAATCATGGCTGTAATAATAGTGATAGGCTTGGGCTCTCATGTAGGAATAAATATCTCCCTTCCAATAACAAAAACCGTACAAATAGGCGGCCTTTCTTTGGCAGCTTTGACAGGACTTATCCTTAATGCAATTTTGGAAAAAATAGTTGAAAAAAACTTGTAA
- a CDS encoding type II secretion system F family protein — protein sequence MIYKVRTIDKAGKSKKYKIEAESIEDLKLILKMKDLELVKVLDQISPRKDFYKRNLYKDQDLAIVFEQLALMVKQNVTLQRAFSVIAKQSKGRKKDKLNKLVLDLEKGYSLRESLERNTIFPKFASNLIYLGEETAEPGRIFEELAQYYRQKAYFENKFKAALAYPIILLFVSVFVTEFLIIYILPSFSEMLKDMGADLPLSTQMLLHIAEFLNTYNIYILVGFLLLILLIYLLSMTKKFRFKMDKFIFSFKLAKRNFYYRFSKGMALALESGLTLQRGLAVCEPIYANTFITEKTKELANKLKEGISLSESMEELGIFSDILVAMVKSGEEASGLAEVLKEVSKHYLEELELERQRFTALIEPALILIMALLVGFIVISIAMPMFDIINRV from the coding sequence ATGATTTATAAAGTAAGGACAATAGATAAGGCTGGCAAAAGCAAAAAATATAAAATAGAAGCCGAATCCATCGAGGATTTGAAACTGATTTTAAAAATGAAGGACTTGGAGCTTGTAAAAGTCCTAGATCAGATATCGCCAAGAAAAGATTTTTATAAAAGAAATTTGTATAAGGATCAAGACTTAGCCATTGTATTTGAGCAGCTCGCTCTTATGGTAAAACAAAATGTGACCTTGCAAAGAGCATTTTCAGTAATTGCCAAGCAGTCCAAGGGCAGAAAGAAAGACAAGCTTAATAAGTTGGTTTTAGACTTGGAAAAGGGCTATTCATTAAGAGAGTCTTTAGAAAGGAATACTATATTTCCAAAGTTTGCTTCAAACTTAATTTATCTCGGTGAAGAAACAGCAGAGCCTGGGAGAATTTTCGAGGAGCTTGCACAATATTACAGGCAAAAAGCCTATTTCGAAAACAAATTTAAGGCAGCCCTTGCCTATCCCATAATCTTACTTTTTGTGAGTGTTTTTGTAACTGAGTTTTTGATAATTTATATTCTGCCGAGTTTTTCAGAGATGTTAAAAGATATGGGAGCAGATTTACCACTTTCTACTCAAATGCTTTTACACATAGCCGAATTTTTAAATACCTACAACATCTATATACTAGTGGGATTTTTACTCTTGATTTTACTTATTTATCTCTTGTCTATGACGAAAAAATTTAGATTTAAAATGGATAAATTTATATTTTCTTTTAAACTTGCCAAAAGAAATTTTTATTACAGATTTTCCAAAGGCATGGCGCTTGCCCTTGAATCTGGCTTGACCCTACAAAGAGGACTTGCAGTTTGCGAACCTATTTATGCAAACACATTTATAACAGAAAAAACAAAAGAGTTGGCAAACAAGTTAAAAGAGGGTATAAGTCTATCAGAATCCATGGAGGAGCTTGGAATATTTTCAGATATTTTAGTAGCCATGGTCAAATCTGGAGAGGAAGCGTCGGGGTTGGCTGAGGTTTTAAAAGAAGTTTCCAAGCACTATTTGGAGGAGTTAGAACTTGAAAGACAGAGGTTCACAGCTCTTATTGAGCCGGCTCTGATTTTAATAATGGCACTTTTAGTTGGCTTTATAGTGATTTCAATAGCTATGCCAATGTTCGATATAATAAATAGAGTATAG